The following proteins are co-located in the Rhodococcus opacus B4 genome:
- a CDS encoding IS1380-like element ISRop1 family transposase has product MRGPRRRKASGLPDQLSHTHPVTASAFDDRNLLAEAGLIPVLGLAQDCGLDDLADEHLTLPTDKGAHAGRKVTALVAGMVAGADSIDDMALLRHGAMPTVFDHPYAPSTLGSFLRTFSFGHVRQLDAVAARFLQGLAERTPLVGGPEVGGRILVDLDDTIVPVHGHAKQGSGYGYTGVRGLNALIATATTDGRAPVIVGQRLRRGGCGSPRGASRMVSDALATLGRLRPQLSPGSVLVRADSAFYGHPTVSAALRSGADVSVTVRMTATVKAAIAAIDETAWTPIEYTDAVYDEQAGRWISRAEVAEIDFTAFTRLASERTPGRLVVRRIPDLREHTDGQGTLFDAWRFHAFFTTTDPAVLDTVAADKIHRGHAIIEQVHADLKNSALAHLPSGRFAANSAWLVLAVMAFNLTRAAATLTGARLVRATTATIRRTLISVPARIASSARRLTLHLPRRWPWESEWNQLFTHTRHRRPQVT; this is encoded by the coding sequence CTGAGGGGGCCTCGGCGCCGCAAGGCGTCGGGGCTACCCGACCAACTATCCCACACCCACCCGGTGACGGCCTCGGCGTTCGACGACCGCAATCTCCTCGCCGAGGCCGGACTGATCCCGGTCCTGGGGTTGGCTCAGGACTGCGGCCTCGATGACCTGGCAGACGAGCATCTGACGCTGCCCACCGACAAGGGCGCACACGCGGGCCGGAAGGTGACCGCACTGGTAGCGGGCATGGTCGCCGGCGCCGACAGCATCGACGACATGGCGCTGCTGCGGCACGGCGCCATGCCCACGGTATTCGACCACCCGTACGCCCCGTCGACGCTGGGCTCCTTCCTGCGGACGTTCTCCTTCGGGCACGTCCGCCAACTCGACGCCGTCGCCGCCCGATTCCTGCAAGGCCTGGCCGAACGAACACCGCTGGTCGGTGGGCCCGAAGTCGGTGGGCGGATCCTCGTCGACCTCGACGACACCATCGTCCCGGTGCACGGGCACGCCAAGCAGGGTTCGGGCTACGGATATACGGGGGTCCGGGGGTTGAACGCGCTGATCGCCACCGCCACCACCGACGGGCGGGCACCGGTGATCGTCGGCCAACGCCTGCGCCGCGGCGGCTGCGGATCCCCACGCGGGGCATCCCGGATGGTCAGCGACGCCCTCGCCACACTCGGCCGCCTGCGCCCGCAGCTGTCACCGGGGTCTGTGCTGGTGCGGGCCGACTCGGCCTTCTACGGGCACCCGACCGTGTCCGCGGCACTGCGCTCCGGCGCCGACGTCTCGGTCACGGTGCGGATGACCGCGACGGTGAAGGCGGCGATCGCCGCCATCGACGAGACGGCGTGGACACCGATCGAATACACCGACGCCGTCTACGACGAACAGGCCGGCCGGTGGATCTCCCGCGCCGAGGTCGCCGAGATCGACTTCACCGCGTTCACCCGCCTCGCCTCCGAGCGGACACCGGGCCGGTTGGTGGTGCGCCGCATCCCCGACCTGCGGGAACACACCGATGGTCAGGGCACGTTGTTCGACGCCTGGCGGTTCCACGCGTTCTTCACCACCACCGACCCCGCCGTCCTGGACACCGTGGCCGCGGACAAGATCCACCGCGGGCACGCGATCATCGAGCAGGTCCACGCCGACCTGAAGAATTCCGCGCTCGCGCACCTGCCGTCGGGGCGGTTCGCCGCCAATAGTGCCTGGCTGGTGCTTGCGGTGATGGCGTTCAATCTCACCCGCGCCGCCGCCACCCTCACCGGGGCCCGCCTGGTGCGGGCGACGACCGCCACCATCCGCCGGACCCTGATCTCGGTCCCGGCGCGGATCGCGTCCTCGGCCCGCCGCCTCACCCTGCACCTGCCGCGGCGCTGGCCCTGGGAATCCGAATGGAACCAACTCTTCACCCACACCCGGCATCGAAGACCCCAGGTCACCTAA
- the hypA gene encoding hydrogenase maturation nickel metallochaperone HypA, whose product MHELAITQSVVDAVCETAAGRTVHSVRVQVGALTAVVADSMQFCFELVTEGTVAHGARLDIDHTPGGAHCRECGEDFVLTDLVLLCPCGSADVQVTSGRELRILSMEVS is encoded by the coding sequence ATGCACGAATTGGCAATCACCCAGAGCGTCGTCGACGCCGTCTGCGAGACGGCGGCGGGACGGACGGTCCACAGTGTGCGTGTGCAGGTGGGGGCGCTGACTGCGGTGGTCGCCGATTCGATGCAGTTCTGTTTCGAACTGGTCACCGAAGGGACCGTTGCGCACGGCGCCCGCCTAGACATCGACCACACCCCGGGCGGTGCGCACTGCAGAGAATGCGGCGAGGACTTCGTGCTCACGGACCTGGTGTTGTTGTGTCCGTGCGGAAGTGCGGACGTGCAGGTTACGTCGGGCCGGGAACTGCGAATCCTCTCGATGGAAGTGAGCTGA
- the hypB gene encoding hydrogenase nickel incorporation protein HypB, producing MCATCGCGDETGTRITVPHDHDHEHPHDHDHPHDHDHPHDHEHPHTHEHPHDHEHPHEQPTETVTLEQKVLAKNDLTAERNRGWLAGRGVLALNVMSSPGSGKTTLLERTIADIGGQRRVSVVEGDQETMLDANRIKATGCAVVQVNTGAGCHLDAEMMRDALTALDPEPNSLLFIENVGNLVCPALFDLGERSRVVVISVTEGTDKPLKYPHMFAAANLVIVNKADLLPYVDFDVDLCTKYARSVNPDLRTITLSATTGQGIQQWYEWIAKQ from the coding sequence ATGTGTGCCACCTGCGGATGCGGAGACGAGACCGGAACAAGAATCACGGTGCCCCACGACCACGACCACGAGCACCCGCACGACCATGACCACCCGCACGACCATGACCACCCGCACGACCATGAACACCCCCACACCCACGAGCACCCGCACGACCATGAACACCCGCACGAGCAGCCGACCGAGACGGTCACGCTCGAGCAGAAGGTGCTGGCGAAGAACGACCTCACCGCGGAGCGCAATCGGGGCTGGCTGGCCGGACGCGGGGTGCTCGCGCTGAACGTGATGAGTTCGCCCGGGTCCGGGAAGACGACGCTGCTCGAACGCACCATCGCCGACATCGGCGGGCAGCGGCGGGTGTCGGTGGTCGAAGGCGACCAGGAGACGATGCTCGACGCGAATCGCATCAAGGCGACGGGTTGTGCTGTGGTGCAAGTGAACACGGGCGCCGGGTGTCATCTCGACGCCGAGATGATGCGGGACGCGCTGACCGCCCTCGACCCCGAGCCGAACTCGTTGTTGTTCATCGAGAACGTGGGCAATCTCGTCTGTCCGGCCCTGTTCGATCTCGGTGAGAGGAGCCGGGTGGTGGTGATCTCGGTGACCGAGGGGACGGACAAGCCGCTCAAGTATCCGCACATGTTCGCGGCGGCGAACCTCGTGATCGTGAACAAGGCGGACCTGTTGCCGTACGTGGACTTCGACGTCGACCTCTGCACGAAGTATGCCCGGTCGGTGAACCCCGACTTGCGGACGATCACTCTGTCGGCGACCACCGGTCAGGGCATCCAGCAGTGGTACGAGTGGATTGCGAAGCAATGA
- a CDS encoding hydrogenase expression protein HypE: MPTQEAINAEDTLIHVLWINAGLSCDGDSVALTAATQPSVEEIALGALPGLPKVAVHWPLIDFENGPEGGADDFLEWFWKADRGELEPFVLVVEGSIPNEQLHDEGYWCGFGNNPETGQPVTTSEWLDRLAPKATAIVAAGTCATYGGIHAMAGNPTGAMGVPDYLGWDWKSKAGIPIVCVPGCPIQPDNLSETLTYLLYMATEQAPMIPLDDALRPQWLFGATVHEGCDRAGYYEQGDFATEYGSPKCIVKLGCWGPVVKCNVPKRGWINGVGGCPNVGGICIGCTMPGFPDKFMPFMDEPPGGKLSTTASGLYGSAIRSLRKITKNTLDKEPHWRSRGTKLTTGATRTW, encoded by the coding sequence ATGCCGACACAGGAAGCAATCAACGCCGAGGACACCCTGATTCACGTGCTGTGGATCAATGCGGGACTCAGTTGCGACGGCGATTCGGTGGCCTTGACGGCTGCGACGCAGCCCAGTGTCGAGGAGATTGCCCTGGGAGCCCTGCCGGGCCTGCCCAAAGTGGCCGTGCACTGGCCGCTGATCGACTTCGAGAACGGTCCGGAGGGCGGCGCCGACGACTTCCTGGAGTGGTTCTGGAAGGCGGACCGCGGCGAACTCGAACCCTTCGTGCTGGTGGTGGAGGGTTCCATCCCGAACGAGCAACTTCACGACGAGGGTTACTGGTGCGGCTTCGGCAACAACCCCGAGACCGGTCAGCCGGTGACGACGAGTGAGTGGCTCGACCGTCTGGCTCCGAAGGCGACGGCGATCGTCGCGGCGGGCACGTGCGCCACGTACGGCGGCATCCACGCGATGGCGGGAAATCCGACCGGCGCGATGGGTGTACCCGATTATCTCGGCTGGGACTGGAAGTCGAAGGCGGGCATTCCGATCGTCTGCGTTCCCGGATGCCCGATTCAGCCGGACAATTTGTCGGAGACGTTGACGTATCTCCTCTACATGGCCACCGAGCAGGCGCCCATGATTCCGCTCGACGACGCTCTGCGTCCGCAGTGGCTGTTCGGCGCGACGGTGCACGAGGGCTGCGACCGCGCCGGCTACTACGAGCAGGGTGATTTCGCCACCGAGTACGGTTCACCGAAGTGCATCGTGAAGCTGGGGTGCTGGGGTCCTGTCGTCAAGTGCAACGTCCCGAAGCGGGGCTGGATCAACGGTGTGGGTGGGTGCCCGAATGTGGGCGGTATCTGCATCGGGTGCACGATGCCGGGCTTCCCGGACAAGTTCATGCCGTTCATGGACGAACCGCCGGGCGGCAAACTCTCCACCACGGCGTCCGGGCTGTACGGCTCCGCGATTCGGAGCCTGCGCAAGATCACCAAGAACACGTTGGACAAAGAACCGCACTGGCGCAGTCGCGGTACGAAACTGACCACGGGCGCGACACGCACCTGGTAG
- a CDS encoding nickel-dependent hydrogenase large subunit codes for MTTIIPEPSHKSESDGLVEMAWDPITRIVGSLGIYTKIDFKQKEVVECHSTSSIFRGYSIFMKGKDPRDAHFITSRICGICGDNHATCSCYTQNMAYGVQPPHIGEWIVNLGEAAEYMFDHNIFQENLVGVDFCEKMVSETNPGVLAQAEKTEAPHAGEHGYKTIADIMRSLNPFTGEFYREALQVSRWTREMFCLMEGRHVHPSTLYPGGVGTVATIQLMTDYTTRLMRYVEFMKKVVPMHDDLFDFFYEAMPGYEKVGLRRTLLGCWGSFQDPAVCNFSYKDMEKWGRAMFVTPGVVVDGKLVTTSLVDINLGIRILLGSSYYDDWTDQEMFVKNDPLGNPVDRRHPWNQHTNPHPQKRDMEDKYSWVMSPRWFDGTDHLALDTGGGPLARLWSTALAGLVDIGYVQSTGHSVKINLPKTALKGPVEFEWKIPQYGSNTIERDRARTYFQAYAAACALHFAEKALAEIRAGHTKTWEKFEVPDEGIGCGFTEAVRGVLSHHMVIRDGKIANYHPYPPTPWNANPRDSFGTPGPYEDAVQGQPIFEENDREHFKGIDIMRTVRSFDPCLPCGVHMYLGEGKTLEKLHSPTQSVTGE; via the coding sequence ATGACAACGATCATTCCGGAACCTTCGCACAAGTCGGAATCCGACGGCCTGGTCGAGATGGCGTGGGACCCGATCACGCGGATTGTGGGCAGCCTGGGCATCTATACGAAGATCGACTTCAAGCAGAAGGAAGTCGTGGAGTGCCACAGCACCTCGTCGATCTTCCGGGGCTATTCGATCTTCATGAAGGGTAAGGACCCCCGCGACGCCCACTTCATCACGAGCCGCATCTGCGGTATCTGTGGTGACAATCATGCGACGTGTTCGTGCTACACCCAGAACATGGCCTACGGTGTGCAACCCCCGCACATCGGCGAGTGGATCGTCAATCTCGGCGAGGCCGCGGAATACATGTTCGACCACAACATCTTCCAGGAGAACCTCGTCGGCGTGGACTTCTGCGAGAAGATGGTCTCCGAGACGAATCCGGGGGTGCTGGCGCAGGCCGAGAAGACCGAGGCGCCGCATGCCGGCGAGCACGGCTACAAGACCATCGCCGACATCATGCGGTCGCTCAACCCGTTCACCGGTGAGTTCTATCGGGAGGCCTTGCAGGTCAGCCGGTGGACCCGAGAGATGTTCTGTCTCATGGAGGGACGGCACGTGCACCCGTCCACTCTCTACCCGGGTGGCGTGGGAACGGTCGCGACGATCCAGTTGATGACCGACTACACGACGCGTCTGATGCGCTATGTGGAGTTCATGAAGAAGGTCGTCCCCATGCACGACGACCTGTTCGACTTCTTCTACGAGGCGATGCCCGGCTACGAGAAGGTCGGATTGCGCCGGACCCTGCTCGGCTGCTGGGGATCGTTCCAGGATCCCGCGGTGTGCAACTTCTCCTACAAGGACATGGAGAAGTGGGGACGGGCGATGTTCGTCACGCCCGGTGTCGTGGTCGACGGGAAACTGGTGACGACGTCCCTCGTCGACATCAATCTCGGCATCCGAATCCTCTTGGGCAGTTCGTATTACGACGACTGGACCGACCAGGAGATGTTCGTGAAGAACGATCCGCTCGGGAACCCGGTCGACCGTAGGCATCCGTGGAACCAGCACACCAACCCGCACCCGCAGAAACGCGACATGGAGGACAAGTACAGCTGGGTGATGTCGCCGCGATGGTTCGACGGCACCGACCACCTCGCGCTGGATACCGGCGGCGGGCCGCTGGCCCGGCTGTGGAGCACTGCCCTTGCCGGTCTCGTCGACATCGGGTACGTGCAGTCGACCGGACACAGTGTGAAGATCAACCTGCCGAAGACCGCACTCAAGGGTCCGGTGGAATTCGAATGGAAGATCCCGCAGTACGGCAGCAACACGATAGAGCGGGATCGGGCGCGGACGTACTTCCAGGCCTACGCGGCGGCGTGCGCGCTGCACTTCGCGGAGAAGGCGCTCGCCGAGATCCGCGCCGGGCACACGAAGACGTGGGAGAAGTTCGAGGTTCCCGACGAGGGCATCGGCTGCGGGTTCACGGAGGCGGTGCGCGGAGTCCTGTCGCACCACATGGTGATTCGTGACGGCAAGATCGCGAACTACCACCCGTATCCGCCGACCCCGTGGAACGCGAACCCCCGCGACAGCTTCGGGACACCCGGACCGTACGAGGACGCGGTGCAGGGTCAGCCGATCTTCGAGGAGAACGACCGGGAGCACTTCAAGGGTATCGACATCATGCGGACCGTCCGCAGTTTCGACCCCTGCCTGCCCTGCGGTGTGCACATGTATCTCGGTGAGGGGAAGACGCTGGAGAAGCTGCATTCGCCCACCCAGTCCGTGACCGGCGAGTGA
- a CDS encoding NifU family protein, which produces MESGGSETWGSDEVGDDPDRWRTAGERIDSLLDASSTGGSVARDRAEQLVREVVELYGAGLQRVLEIIGDRDDDLVERLADDELVASLLLVNGLHPHDVETRVATALDSVRPYLGSHGGDVELLGVVDGVVRLRLTGSCKSCPSSAVTLELAVKDAVLAAAPETVDIEVVGATPAAGSGLIAAESLFSHVHPDGSDGSSGTGTWVSVPELEELTPGEVAGFSVAGLPILVCRIGEQLFAYRDRCAACTHSLAGATLQRKAGGQVGDAVLRCPSCRAHFDPRRAGLRLDGDADADTLSPLPVLVRDGVVSVAVPAAEVA; this is translated from the coding sequence ATGGAGAGTGGCGGATCGGAGACGTGGGGGAGTGACGAAGTAGGAGACGACCCCGATCGGTGGCGGACAGCCGGCGAGAGGATCGACAGCCTGTTGGACGCGAGTTCGACAGGTGGCTCGGTGGCACGTGATCGCGCCGAACAACTGGTCCGCGAGGTGGTCGAACTCTACGGCGCCGGGTTGCAGCGCGTCCTCGAGATCATCGGTGACCGCGACGACGACCTCGTCGAGCGGCTCGCCGACGACGAACTCGTGGCCAGCCTGCTGCTGGTGAACGGACTCCATCCGCACGATGTCGAGACGAGGGTCGCGACCGCGCTCGACAGTGTGCGCCCCTACCTGGGCTCCCATGGCGGTGACGTCGAATTGCTCGGTGTGGTGGACGGTGTGGTGCGGCTTCGGTTGACCGGCAGCTGTAAGAGCTGTCCGTCGTCGGCGGTGACGCTGGAACTCGCCGTCAAGGACGCCGTACTGGCTGCCGCACCGGAGACCGTGGACATCGAGGTGGTGGGTGCCACGCCCGCCGCAGGATCCGGGCTGATCGCTGCGGAATCGCTGTTCTCCCATGTTCATCCGGACGGATCGGACGGGTCGAGCGGCACCGGGACGTGGGTGTCGGTGCCCGAACTCGAGGAGCTGACGCCCGGGGAGGTGGCCGGGTTCTCCGTTGCCGGGCTACCGATTCTGGTGTGCCGGATCGGGGAGCAGTTGTTCGCCTACCGCGACCGGTGCGCCGCCTGCACCCACTCGCTGGCCGGGGCCACGCTGCAACGGAAGGCGGGTGGGCAGGTGGGAGACGCGGTGCTGCGCTGCCCGTCGTGCCGGGCGCACTTCGACCCGCGTCGCGCGGGCCTGCGCCTCGACGGCGACGCGGACGCCGACACGCTGTCGCCGCTTCCGGTCCTCGTGCGCGACGGCGTCGTCTCCGTCGCCGTGCCCGCCGCGGAGGTGGCGTGA
- a CDS encoding DUF5947 family protein: MSSSGNGLRILQRIASERPRPVVGERCDMCAVPIADAHQHVVNVQDRQLMCVCRGCYLLFTDESAELRFRAVPERYLSFPAFELAPGRWDELEIPVGLAFVFRNSLLAKTVAFYPGPAGATESELPLDAWDGVLAVNPALGQLAADTEALLLRVPEHGEGDPECYLVPIDACYQLVGELRRVWRGFDGGQDARRVIDTFFDDVRARSRVAKEPT; this comes from the coding sequence ATGAGCTCGTCGGGGAACGGGCTGCGCATTCTGCAGCGCATTGCGTCCGAGCGGCCCAGACCGGTGGTCGGAGAACGATGCGACATGTGCGCCGTGCCGATCGCCGACGCCCACCAGCACGTCGTCAACGTGCAGGACCGGCAGCTGATGTGCGTGTGCCGTGGGTGCTACCTGCTGTTCACCGACGAGAGCGCCGAACTGCGCTTCCGGGCCGTCCCGGAACGCTACCTGTCGTTTCCGGCCTTCGAACTCGCACCCGGCCGGTGGGACGAACTGGAGATCCCCGTCGGGCTCGCGTTCGTGTTCCGGAACTCGCTGCTCGCCAAGACCGTCGCGTTCTATCCCGGTCCGGCGGGCGCGACCGAATCGGAACTGCCCCTCGACGCCTGGGACGGTGTGCTCGCGGTGAACCCGGCGCTCGGCCAACTCGCCGCCGATACCGAAGCGCTGTTGCTGCGGGTTCCCGAACACGGTGAGGGCGATCCCGAGTGCTATCTCGTCCCCATCGATGCCTGCTACCAGTTGGTGGGCGAGTTGCGGCGGGTGTGGCGGGGGTTCGACGGCGGCCAGGACGCGCGCCGGGTCATCGACACGTTCTTCGACGACGTGCGGGCGCGGAGTCGCGTCGCGAAGGAGCCGACGTGA
- a CDS encoding DUF6084 family protein, whose amino-acid sequence MTELSFHVEDVFPEPFAVAPNLTARVAVTESSGAVVHAMAVRCQVRIDPQRRRYTDGEVEGLLDLFGPRERWTSTLKPFQWMQTGTVAQGFTGSSVVELPLPCTYDFEVTASKYLHALDESGSTVPLVFLFSGTVVTRGVAGFGVERIPWDRESSYDLPVAVWRELVQAHYPNTGWVRLDHDTLAALAKYKAAHGLLGLDVAIANLLQGAGEVIA is encoded by the coding sequence GTGACCGAGTTGTCGTTCCACGTCGAGGACGTGTTTCCGGAACCGTTCGCGGTTGCGCCGAATCTCACTGCGCGCGTGGCGGTGACGGAGTCGAGCGGTGCCGTCGTGCATGCGATGGCCGTGCGGTGCCAGGTGCGCATCGACCCGCAGCGCCGCCGCTACACGGACGGCGAGGTGGAGGGCCTGCTCGACCTGTTCGGGCCCCGCGAACGGTGGACGTCCACGCTCAAACCGTTCCAGTGGATGCAGACCGGCACCGTGGCCCAGGGGTTCACCGGGTCGAGCGTGGTGGAGTTGCCGCTGCCGTGCACGTACGACTTCGAGGTGACCGCCTCGAAGTACCTGCACGCCCTGGACGAATCCGGGTCGACGGTGCCGCTGGTGTTCCTGTTCAGCGGAACGGTCGTCACGCGAGGGGTCGCGGGATTCGGGGTGGAACGGATCCCCTGGGACCGGGAATCGAGCTACGACCTGCCGGTCGCCGTGTGGCGCGAACTCGTGCAGGCCCACTATCCGAACACGGGGTGGGTGCGCCTCGACCACGACACACTGGCGGCGCTGGCGAAATACAAGGCGGCGCACGGACTGCTCGGACTGGACGTCGCCATCGCAAACCTGCTGCAGGGAGCCGGGGAGGTGATCGCATGA
- a CDS encoding DUF6893 family small protein, which translates to MKILGEATTAALAVLAVAGVAVAVFSLPDIKRYLRMRKM; encoded by the coding sequence ATGAAGATTCTCGGAGAGGCCACCACCGCCGCGCTGGCGGTGCTGGCGGTCGCCGGAGTGGCGGTCGCCGTCTTCTCGCTTCCCGACATCAAGCGGTACCTGCGTATGCGCAAGATGTGA
- a CDS encoding hydrogenase maturation protease, translating to MTDRRVLVAGVGNIFFGDDGFGPEVLRGVATRSLPPGVRAVDFGIRGTHLAYELLDGWGALLLVDAVPDRGEPGELKAFEVGSDSVPAAPLDAHSMDPAAVFASLRALGGTLPRTVVLGCQVATTDEGIGLSPRVAAAVAPAVDAVFEIVDQLLASDSTATVLPDGTEG from the coding sequence GTGACGGATAGGCGGGTGCTGGTTGCCGGTGTCGGCAACATCTTCTTCGGCGACGACGGATTCGGTCCCGAGGTGCTGCGCGGTGTCGCGACGAGGTCGCTGCCGCCGGGAGTCCGCGCCGTCGATTTCGGCATCCGTGGAACACATCTGGCGTACGAACTGCTCGACGGGTGGGGTGCGCTGCTGCTCGTCGATGCCGTCCCCGATCGAGGTGAGCCGGGGGAGCTGAAGGCGTTCGAGGTGGGTTCCGATTCGGTGCCTGCGGCGCCGCTCGACGCCCACAGCATGGATCCGGCGGCCGTGTTCGCGAGTCTGCGCGCCCTCGGCGGAACCCTGCCCCGGACCGTGGTCCTGGGCTGTCAGGTGGCGACCACCGACGAGGGGATCGGGCTGTCGCCGCGGGTCGCCGCCGCTGTCGCACCCGCCGTCGACGCGGTGTTCGAGATCGTGGATCAACTGCTGGCGTCCGACTCCACTGCCACGGTGTTACCGGACGGGACGGAGGGCTGA
- a CDS encoding HypC/HybG/HupF family hydrogenase formation chaperone → MCLGIPGRVVRMLEGYGNQLALVDVVGEQRKVNVGMLPEDVRLEPGDWIVIHMGFAMEKVDEAGAEKAMAGLEMMGRSRTADDS, encoded by the coding sequence GTGTGTCTCGGTATCCCCGGCCGGGTGGTACGCATGCTGGAGGGCTACGGAAACCAGCTTGCGCTCGTCGACGTCGTCGGCGAACAACGCAAGGTGAACGTCGGGATGCTCCCCGAGGACGTCCGCCTGGAGCCGGGCGACTGGATCGTCATCCACATGGGTTTCGCCATGGAGAAGGTGGACGAGGCGGGTGCGGAGAAGGCAATGGCGGGTTTGGAGATGATGGGGCGCTCGCGGACGGCGGACGACAGTTAG
- a CDS encoding NAD-dependent epimerase/dehydratase family protein yields the protein MTMQGRTTRPLPGETVPASTETENGRTLSTPLRVAVVGATGFVGSAVVTALATAGIQCIAVARGARYPDVPGVLFAHADLTDPGSLAAALAGADVVIHAASYTGDDAAQCVTVNVDGTENLLAAAARTGVRRVLYISTVGVYGLGPHSGIGENEAAPAPVSAVSASRLTAEQRVLDQGGCVVRPGFVHGPGDRWFVPGLVRILGTLGAWVDEGRPRVSIIAVTDLARLVADLAVRSPAHTGAVFHACHPDPVTVRELGQALADAGLLALPATSLTFDEALTAGSRDGLTERHLDLIGRDHWYDPSRLLTATGVTFGSGPLAGLPA from the coding sequence ATGACGATGCAAGGACGGACCACACGCCCATTGCCCGGAGAGACGGTACCAGCGTCGACCGAAACGGAGAACGGCCGAACACTGTCCACGCCTCTGCGTGTCGCGGTCGTGGGCGCTACGGGGTTCGTCGGATCCGCCGTCGTGACGGCGTTGGCGACGGCCGGAATCCAGTGCATCGCGGTCGCCCGCGGTGCGCGGTACCCGGACGTACCGGGCGTGCTGTTCGCGCATGCGGATCTGACCGACCCGGGAAGTCTGGCAGCGGCGCTCGCCGGCGCCGACGTGGTCATCCACGCCGCGTCCTACACCGGCGACGACGCGGCGCAGTGCGTCACGGTCAACGTCGACGGCACCGAGAACCTCCTCGCCGCCGCGGCGCGAACCGGCGTCCGCCGGGTCCTCTACATCAGTACCGTCGGCGTCTACGGTCTCGGACCGCACAGTGGTATCGGCGAGAACGAGGCCGCGCCCGCGCCCGTCTCCGCGGTGAGTGCGAGCAGGCTGACCGCCGAACAGAGGGTCCTCGACCAGGGCGGCTGCGTCGTGCGTCCCGGGTTCGTCCACGGCCCCGGCGACCGCTGGTTCGTCCCCGGCCTGGTCCGGATCCTCGGGACGCTGGGGGCCTGGGTCGACGAGGGCCGGCCCCGGGTCTCGATCATCGCGGTGACCGACCTCGCCCGCCTCGTCGCCGACCTCGCCGTGCGGTCGCCCGCCCACACCGGCGCCGTGTTCCACGCCTGCCACCCGGACCCGGTGACCGTCCGCGAACTCGGGCAGGCGCTGGCGGACGCGGGTCTGCTGGCGCTACCCGCCACCAGCCTCACCTTCGACGAGGCGCTGACCGCCGGATCTCGGGACGGCCTGACCGAGCGGCACCTCGACCTGATCGGCCGCGACCACTGGTACGACCCGTCCCGCCTACTGACCGCCACCGGTGTGACCTTCGGCTCCGGTCCCCTGGCCGGCCTCCCGGCATGA
- a CDS encoding ScbR family autoregulator-binding transcription factor, protein MVQQARAAATRQQIVRGAAEMFEKSGFEGARLGNIVENAGITKGALYFHFRSKEDLARFIIGEQHRISIASVEAIGREQVSAIEQIVMLCHEMARQIVNDPIVRAGIRITLELSADDQGPADPYLDWINSCEMLATRAVEQGDLRADIDPPRLARFVIGAFTGVQTVSQVLTQRTDLEQRVDDMWGFLLPGIMPVNRHQDIARVRRARWIPDDAD, encoded by the coding sequence GTGGTTCAGCAGGCGCGTGCTGCGGCGACTCGACAGCAGATCGTCCGCGGGGCGGCGGAGATGTTCGAGAAGTCGGGTTTCGAAGGAGCCAGACTCGGCAACATCGTCGAGAACGCCGGAATCACGAAGGGGGCCTTGTACTTCCATTTCCGTTCGAAAGAGGATCTGGCGCGTTTCATCATCGGTGAGCAACACCGGATCTCCATCGCGTCGGTCGAGGCGATCGGCCGCGAGCAGGTGTCGGCGATCGAGCAGATCGTGATGCTGTGCCACGAAATGGCCCGGCAGATCGTGAACGACCCGATCGTGCGAGCCGGTATCCGGATCACCCTCGAACTCAGCGCCGACGACCAGGGCCCCGCCGACCCCTACCTCGACTGGATCAACAGTTGCGAGATGCTCGCCACCCGGGCCGTCGAGCAGGGGGACCTCCGCGCCGACATCGACCCGCCGAGGCTGGCAAGGTTCGTCATCGGTGCCTTCACCGGTGTCCAGACCGTCTCCCAGGTGCTGACGCAGCGCACCGACCTCGAACAGCGCGTCGACGACATGTGGGGGTTCCTGCTTCCCGGGATCATGCCCGTGAACCGGCATCAGGACATCGCCCGGGTCCGGCGGGCCCGCTGGATACCGGACGACGCCGACTAG